From a single Onychomys torridus chromosome 9, mOncTor1.1, whole genome shotgun sequence genomic region:
- the LOC118591629 gene encoding olfactory receptor 4L1-like: MDYENGSSVTEFILVGFSGGWQLQAVFFVTFSLTYFATVVGNILIIVTVTANATLHSPMYFLLGNLSFLDMCISTVTTPKMIRDLLAEHKSISVWGCMAQMFFMHFFGGAEMTLLIVMAFDRYVAICKPLHYRIIMSHRLLNTFVILSWTIGFIHTMSQMVLTVNLPFCGHNIVNNIFCDLPLVIKLACIETNTLELFVIADSGLLSFICFILLLVSYTVILVTVRHKSPGRLSKALSTLSAHIIVVTLFFGPCIFIYAWPFGSFASNKIFGIFYTVITPLLNPLIYTLRNQEMKKAMRKLWIQQVSLV; the protein is encoded by the coding sequence ATGGATTATGAAAATGGATCATCTGTGACAGAATTTATTTTAGTGGGATTTTCTGGAGGCTGGCAACTTCAAGCTGTCTTCtttgtgacattttctttgacctatTTTGCTACTGTGGTGGGCAACATTCTTATTATAGTCACAGTGACGGCTAATGCTACCCTTCATTCTCCTATGTACTTTCTTCTTGGAAATCTCTCCTTTCTGGACATGTGTATTTCTACTGTCACAACACCAAAAATGATCAGAGACCTGCTTGCAGAACACAAGAGCATCTCTGTATGGGGCTGCATGGCTCAGATGTTCTTCATGCACTTCTTTGGGGGTGCTGAAATGACACTTTTAATAGTCATGGCCTTTGATAGATATGTGGCCATATGCAAACCCTTGCACTACAGGATAATCATGAGTCACAGGTTGCTGAATACATTTGTAATACTTTCCTGGACCATTGGTTTCATACACACCATGAGCCAGATGGTATTGACAGTGAATTTGCCTTTCTGTGGCCACAACATTGTAAATAACATATTTTGTGATCTCCCCCTGGTGATCAAGCTTGCTTGTATTGAAACAAACACTCTGGAGTTATTTGTCATTGCTGACAGTGGGCTGCTGTCTTTCATCTGTTTCATCCTCTTGCTTGTTTCTTACACTGTCATTCTGGTCACTGTAAGGCACAAATCACCTGGCAGGCTTTCCAAGGCTCTGTCCACATTGTCTGCCCATATAATTGTGGTCACTCTGTTCTTTGGACCGTGTATCTTCATCTATGCCTGGCCATTTGGTAGTTTTGCAAGCAATAAAATCTTTGGTATATTTTATACTGTTATCACCCCCTTACTGAATCCTCTTATTTACACACTGAGAAATCAGGAGATGAAaaaagccatgagaaaattatgGATCCAACAAGTTAGCTTGGTATAG